Proteins encoded by one window of Nocardia goodfellowii:
- a CDS encoding polyribonucleotide nucleotidyltransferase, with translation MTETTERKSSAVEVEPGVFESVALIDNGSYGTRTIRFETGRLARQAAGSVVAYLDDETMLMSATTAGKSPKEQFDFFPLTVDVEERMYAAGRIPGSFFRREGRPSTDAILTCRLIDRPLRPSFVDGLRNEIQVVVTVLSLDPKDLYDVVAINAASASTQIAGLPFSGPVGGVRVALIEGQWVAFPTVEQLEGAVFDMVVAGRVVESGDVAIMMVEAEATDKVIELIDGGAQAPTEAVVAEGLEAAKPFIARLCRAQSDLAELAAKPTGEFPLFPPYEADVFEAVEGTAKRELNEAMSIADKQTREAKIDEIKLDVLGRLGEDFAGREKELGAAFRSVTKKLVRQRILTDGFRIDGRGLADIRALSAEVAVVPRAHGSALFERGETQIMGVTTLDMVKMAQQVDSLGPETSKRYMHHYNFPPYSTGETGRVGSPKRREIGHGALAERALLPVLPSQEEFPYAIRQVSEALSSNGSTSMGSVCASTLSLLNAGVPLKAPVAGIAMGLVSDTIKNDKGEDEVRYVALTDILGAEDAFGDMDFKVAGTREFVTALQLDTKLDGIPSKVLAGALSQAHDARTTILDVMAEAITSPDEMSPYAPRVTAIKIPVDKIGEVIGPKGKVINQITEETGANISIEDDGTVYVGATTGPAAQAAIDQINAIANPQLPKVGERFLGTVVKTTAFGAFVSLLPGRDGLVHISKLGNGKRVAKVEDVVNVGDKLRVEIADIDNRGKISLVPVEETTEEPAADDAVDASAATE, from the coding sequence ATGACCGAAACAACTGAACGCAAGTCCTCGGCCGTCGAGGTCGAGCCCGGTGTGTTCGAATCCGTCGCGCTGATCGACAACGGCAGCTACGGCACCCGCACCATCCGCTTCGAGACCGGCCGGCTGGCCCGGCAGGCCGCCGGCTCCGTCGTGGCCTACCTGGACGACGAGACCATGCTGATGTCCGCGACCACCGCGGGCAAGTCCCCCAAAGAGCAGTTCGACTTCTTCCCGCTGACGGTCGACGTCGAAGAGCGCATGTACGCCGCGGGTCGCATCCCGGGCTCGTTCTTCCGTCGCGAGGGCCGCCCCTCCACCGACGCCATCCTGACCTGCCGCCTGATCGACCGTCCGCTGCGCCCGTCGTTCGTCGACGGCCTGCGCAACGAGATCCAGGTCGTGGTCACCGTGCTGTCGCTGGATCCGAAGGATCTCTACGACGTCGTGGCGATCAACGCCGCTTCCGCGTCCACCCAGATCGCGGGCCTGCCGTTCTCCGGTCCGGTCGGTGGCGTGCGCGTCGCCCTGATCGAAGGCCAGTGGGTCGCGTTCCCGACCGTGGAACAGCTCGAGGGCGCCGTGTTCGACATGGTCGTCGCGGGCCGCGTGGTCGAATCCGGCGACGTCGCGATCATGATGGTCGAGGCCGAAGCCACCGACAAGGTGATCGAGCTGATCGACGGCGGCGCGCAGGCGCCGACCGAGGCCGTCGTGGCCGAGGGCCTGGAGGCCGCCAAGCCGTTCATCGCCCGGCTGTGCCGCGCGCAGTCCGATCTCGCCGAGCTGGCCGCCAAGCCGACCGGTGAGTTCCCGCTGTTCCCGCCGTACGAGGCCGATGTGTTCGAGGCCGTCGAGGGCACCGCGAAGCGTGAGCTGAACGAAGCCATGAGCATCGCCGACAAGCAGACCCGCGAGGCGAAGATCGACGAGATCAAGCTGGACGTGCTCGGCCGGCTCGGCGAGGACTTCGCCGGTCGCGAGAAGGAACTGGGCGCGGCCTTCCGCTCCGTCACCAAGAAGCTGGTCCGCCAGCGCATCCTGACCGACGGGTTCCGCATCGACGGCCGTGGGCTCGCGGATATCCGCGCCCTGTCCGCCGAGGTCGCCGTGGTGCCGCGGGCGCACGGTTCGGCGCTGTTCGAGCGTGGCGAGACCCAGATCATGGGCGTCACCACCCTGGACATGGTGAAGATGGCGCAGCAGGTCGACTCGCTCGGCCCGGAAACCTCCAAGCGCTACATGCATCACTACAACTTCCCGCCGTACTCCACCGGTGAGACCGGCCGCGTGGGTTCGCCCAAGCGCCGCGAGATCGGCCACGGCGCGCTGGCCGAGCGGGCGCTGCTCCCCGTGCTGCCCAGCCAGGAAGAGTTCCCGTACGCCATCCGTCAGGTCTCGGAAGCGTTGTCCTCCAACGGTTCCACCTCGATGGGCTCGGTCTGCGCCTCGACCCTGTCGCTGCTGAACGCCGGTGTGCCGCTGAAGGCCCCCGTCGCCGGTATCGCCATGGGCCTGGTCTCGGACACCATCAAGAACGACAAGGGTGAAGACGAAGTCCGCTACGTCGCCCTGACCGACATCCTCGGCGCCGAGGATGCTTTCGGCGACATGGACTTCAAGGTCGCCGGCACCCGCGAGTTCGTCACCGCGCTGCAGCTGGACACCAAGCTGGACGGCATCCCCTCCAAGGTGCTGGCCGGTGCGTTGAGCCAGGCGCACGACGCCCGCACCACCATCCTGGACGTGATGGCCGAGGCCATCACCAGCCCGGACGAGATGAGCCCGTACGCGCCGCGCGTCACCGCGATCAAGATCCCGGTCGACAAGATCGGCGAGGTGATCGGGCCCAAGGGCAAGGTGATCAACCAGATCACCGAGGAGACCGGCGCCAACATCTCCATCGAGGATGACGGCACGGTCTACGTCGGTGCGACCACCGGCCCCGCGGCGCAGGCGGCGATCGACCAGATCAACGCCATCGCGAACCCGCAGCTGCCGAAGGTCGGCGAGCGCTTCCTGGGCACGGTCGTCAAGACCACCGCCTTCGGCGCGTTCGTCTCGCTGCTGCCCGGCCGCGACGGCCTGGTGCACATCTCCAAGCTGGGCAACGGCAAGCGCGTCGCCAAGGTCGAGGACGTGGTGAACGTCGGCGACAAGCTGCGCGTGGAGATCGCCGACATCGACAACCGCGGCAAGATCTCGCTGGTCCCCGTCGAGGAGACCACCGAGGAGCCGGCCGCGGACGACGCCGTTGATGCTTCGGCCGCGACCGAGTAG
- a CDS encoding M16 family metallopeptidase, translating into MRTDESLSHSVDSGVRRTVLPGGLRVVTEHLPGVRSASIGVWVGVGSRDEGPTVAGAAHFLEHLLFKATPTRSALDIAQAMDGVGGELNAFTAKEQTCYYAHVIDEDLPLAVDLVSDVVLNGLCRSADVDLERQVVLEEIAMRDDDPEDMVGDAFLTALFGDHPIGRPVIGSIESIEGMQAAQLRSFHLRRYRPDRMVIAVAGNVEHEHTVELVHRAFEHRLDPSAVPAPRREGRFRPTGKPELHWSHRDSEQAHLTFGVRAFGRHEGERRWPLSVLNTVVGGGLSSRLFQRIREDRGLAYSVYSSVDTFADTGAFSVYIGCQPENLGQVASLARGVLEEVAEHGITDAECARAKGSLRGGLVLGLEDSASRMNRIGRSELSYGNHRSVSETLARIDAVSTEEVSAIARTLLSRPFAASVAGPYRRTRELPAAVRRLVDA; encoded by the coding sequence CTGAGAACCGACGAATCCCTCTCGCATTCGGTTGATTCCGGTGTGCGGCGCACCGTGCTGCCCGGCGGGCTACGCGTGGTCACCGAGCATCTGCCCGGTGTGCGTTCGGCGTCGATCGGTGTGTGGGTCGGCGTCGGTTCGCGTGACGAAGGCCCGACCGTGGCCGGGGCCGCGCATTTCCTCGAGCACCTGCTGTTCAAGGCGACTCCGACGCGTTCGGCGCTGGATATCGCGCAGGCCATGGACGGGGTGGGCGGCGAGCTCAACGCGTTCACCGCCAAGGAACAGACCTGCTATTACGCCCATGTCATCGATGAGGATCTGCCGCTGGCGGTCGACCTGGTCTCCGACGTGGTGCTGAACGGACTGTGCCGGTCCGCTGATGTCGACCTGGAACGCCAGGTGGTGCTCGAGGAAATCGCCATGCGTGACGACGACCCCGAGGACATGGTCGGCGACGCGTTCCTCACCGCGTTGTTCGGCGATCACCCGATCGGACGCCCGGTGATCGGTTCCATCGAATCGATCGAGGGGATGCAGGCCGCGCAGCTGCGATCGTTCCATCTGCGGCGGTATCGCCCGGATCGGATGGTCATCGCGGTCGCGGGCAATGTCGAGCACGAGCACACCGTGGAGCTGGTGCATCGGGCCTTCGAGCACCGGCTGGACCCGTCGGCGGTGCCGGCACCCCGGCGCGAAGGCCGGTTCCGTCCCACCGGCAAGCCGGAACTGCACTGGAGCCACCGCGACAGCGAACAGGCCCACCTCACCTTCGGTGTGCGGGCCTTCGGCCGGCACGAGGGCGAGCGGCGCTGGCCGCTGTCGGTGCTCAACACCGTCGTGGGCGGCGGCTTGAGTTCCCGTCTGTTCCAGCGCATCCGGGAGGATCGCGGTCTGGCGTACTCGGTGTACTCGAGCGTCGACACCTTCGCCGATACCGGCGCGTTCTCCGTCTACATCGGCTGCCAGCCCGAAAACCTCGGCCAGGTGGCGTCTCTGGCGCGCGGCGTGCTGGAGGAAGTCGCCGAACACGGCATCACCGACGCCGAATGCGCCCGCGCCAAGGGTTCTTTGCGCGGGGGACTGGTCCTCGGCTTGGAAGACTCCGCCTCCCGGATGAACCGCATCGGCCGCAGCGAGCTCAGCTACGGCAACCATCGCAGCGTCTCCGAGACGCTGGCCCGCATCGACGCGGTCAGCACCGAGGAAGTGTCCGCGATCGCCCGCACCCTGCTGTCTCGCCCGTTCGCGGCATCCGTGGCGGGACCGTACCGTCGCACCCGGGAACTTCCCGCGGCGGTCCGCCGCCTGGTCGACGCCTGA
- a CDS encoding ArsR/SmtB family transcription factor has protein sequence MTEAKEPLPPVASLPTVLGALQDPIRLEMIRRLSNAGTAVRCSALYGVINKSTATHHFKILREAGLIERLVIDGQIHQRLRTADIDQALPGLLPAIVSAANQT, from the coding sequence ATGACCGAAGCCAAGGAACCGCTGCCGCCGGTCGCCTCGCTGCCCACCGTCCTGGGCGCGCTGCAGGATCCCATCCGGTTGGAAATGATCCGCCGCCTCAGCAACGCCGGCACCGCCGTCCGGTGCAGCGCCCTCTACGGCGTGATCAACAAATCCACCGCCACCCACCATTTCAAGATCCTGCGCGAAGCCGGGCTCATCGAACGCCTCGTCATCGACGGCCAGATCCACCAGCGCCTGCGCACCGCCGACATCGACCAGGCCCTGCCCGGACTACTCCCCGCGATCGTCAGCGCGGCGAACCAGACCTGA
- a CDS encoding MFS transporter yields the protein MMAATVAAGEQTVQRWAYPLVLAASGVALGVSGVPAPLYGLYETQWHLSPLTTTVVFAVYAFAALAAVLVSGRISDVVGRKPVLLGAFAIMIVGLVVFMLADSVPMLLLARALHGLAVGSTVVAGAAALLDLRPHRGARSGQLSGVAFNVGMAVAILGSALLAQYAPYPLRTPYVVITVVCLIIGVGVLALREPHGARVAGRIRIAKPAVPQEISADFWFSAIGVMAAWSVLGVLLSLYPSLAAQQTGIHNLVFGGAVVASTALSGATSQLFATGIPARRAAIIGDTGMAFALLLTVPALATHNWVVVLAAGVLLGVTFGLGFGGSLRHLSNVVPHHKRGETMSAYYLLAYSAMALPTILAGWAATTWGLNNVFPWFVGVVALACLIAAGLGVRGNRRADRSA from the coding sequence ATGATGGCAGCGACAGTGGCCGCCGGCGAGCAGACCGTACAGCGTTGGGCGTACCCGTTGGTGCTGGCCGCGAGCGGTGTGGCGCTCGGGGTGTCCGGGGTTCCCGCTCCGCTGTACGGGTTGTACGAAACGCAATGGCACCTGTCCCCGCTGACCACGACCGTGGTCTTCGCGGTGTATGCCTTCGCCGCCCTCGCCGCGGTGCTGGTCTCGGGCCGGATCTCCGATGTGGTGGGCCGCAAGCCGGTGCTTCTGGGCGCTTTCGCCATCATGATCGTCGGTCTGGTGGTGTTCATGCTGGCCGATTCGGTGCCGATGTTGTTGCTGGCCAGAGCTTTACACGGGTTGGCGGTCGGGTCGACGGTGGTGGCTGGCGCGGCGGCGCTGCTGGATCTGCGGCCGCATCGTGGCGCGCGCTCCGGACAGCTCAGCGGTGTCGCCTTCAATGTCGGTATGGCCGTGGCGATTCTGGGCTCCGCGCTGCTGGCGCAGTACGCGCCGTATCCGTTGCGCACCCCCTACGTGGTGATCACCGTGGTCTGCTTGATCATCGGTGTCGGGGTGCTGGCGTTGCGGGAGCCGCACGGCGCCCGGGTTGCCGGTCGCATTCGGATCGCAAAACCAGCTGTGCCGCAAGAGATCTCCGCGGACTTCTGGTTCTCCGCGATCGGCGTGATGGCGGCCTGGTCGGTGCTCGGGGTGTTGCTGTCGCTGTACCCGTCGCTGGCCGCGCAGCAGACCGGCATCCACAATCTGGTCTTCGGCGGGGCGGTGGTCGCCTCGACCGCGCTGTCCGGCGCCACCAGCCAGCTGTTCGCGACGGGTATCCCCGCCCGGCGCGCGGCGATCATCGGCGACACCGGGATGGCTTTCGCGCTGCTGCTGACCGTGCCCGCGCTGGCCACCCACAACTGGGTCGTGGTGCTGGCGGCGGGCGTGCTGCTGGGTGTGACTTTCGGGCTCGGGTTCGGCGGGTCGCTGCGACACCTGTCCAACGTCGTGCCGCACCACAAGCGGGGTGAGACGATGTCGGCGTACTACCTGCTGGCCTACTCGGCGATGGCGTTGCCGACCATTCTCGCGGGCTGGGCCGCCACGACCTGGGGACTGAACAATGTCTTCCCGTGGTTCGTCGGCGTGGTGGCCCTCGCCTGCCTGATCGCCGCCGGGCTGGGTGTCCGCGGCAATCGGCGTGCCGACCGGTCGGCCTGA
- a CDS encoding pentapeptide repeat-containing protein — MRWGRLGDRVRRAALFFAVSTVVLLGLVIGGVTWWLLRLGLGVEAERPNQVQLTAIALAVLAGIGGAVAVTVAYRRQRDLERGRFAELIGGAVRQLGDEDPAVRIAGVYAVAVIADECATPRRRQQCVDVLCGYLRLPYEPGDGSNHLVSRAESMEESGSRVERVYHIRRDDREVRRTIVRVIAEHLRRAPRDSWSRRYAEVSWSQCDFDFTGAVFDDADFQGVEFGGRWTVFAGTRFVGDLRTDFERARFTGRHVTFHGAVFGEAPVVFDRAEFRCAHTSFDEAIFKSPYTSFDDVVFAGIRTGYTGARFVGEETSFRATRFGAESTSFEGATVDGERVSFAHAVFGGTRVAFSGAHFCAAAVEFDDARFGGQAWRRNKGTREIDFAKAQFHGGATFARTVLGGRAADFTACDFFGDVSFAEARFAAGQIHFDAPTAWVGVRFDWDENPTRKPSSVLPSPWPPALDAVPAPEACGTTPANRRTGR, encoded by the coding sequence ATGCGATGGGGGAGGCTGGGTGATCGGGTGCGCCGCGCCGCACTGTTCTTCGCAGTGTCGACCGTGGTACTCCTCGGCCTGGTCATCGGGGGAGTGACCTGGTGGCTGCTGCGGCTCGGCCTGGGAGTCGAGGCGGAACGGCCGAACCAGGTGCAACTCACCGCGATCGCGCTGGCGGTGCTCGCGGGCATCGGCGGGGCGGTCGCGGTGACGGTGGCCTACCGCCGCCAGCGGGACCTGGAACGCGGGCGCTTCGCCGAACTCATCGGCGGCGCGGTGCGGCAATTGGGCGACGAAGACCCGGCCGTGCGGATCGCGGGGGTCTACGCCGTGGCCGTGATCGCCGACGAATGCGCCACACCGCGCCGGCGCCAGCAGTGCGTCGACGTACTGTGCGGCTATCTCCGGCTACCGTATGAACCCGGCGACGGCTCGAATCATCTTGTCTCCCGCGCGGAATCGATGGAGGAGTCCGGCAGCCGGGTGGAGCGGGTCTATCACATCCGGCGCGACGATCGCGAGGTGCGGCGCACCATCGTCCGGGTCATCGCCGAACACCTGCGCCGCGCGCCGCGGGATTCCTGGTCCCGGCGCTATGCCGAGGTCTCCTGGTCCCAGTGCGACTTCGATTTCACCGGCGCGGTATTCGACGATGCCGACTTCCAGGGGGTCGAATTCGGCGGTCGCTGGACTGTCTTCGCGGGTACCCGGTTCGTCGGCGATCTACGCACGGATTTCGAACGTGCTCGCTTCACCGGACGGCACGTCACCTTCCACGGCGCGGTATTCGGCGAAGCGCCCGTGGTATTCGACCGAGCCGAGTTCCGCTGCGCCCATACGAGTTTCGACGAGGCGATCTTCAAATCGCCCTATACCTCGTTCGACGACGTGGTCTTCGCGGGCATCCGCACCGGATATACCGGCGCCAGATTCGTCGGCGAGGAGACATCGTTCCGGGCCACCAGATTCGGTGCGGAATCGACCTCCTTCGAGGGCGCGACCGTAGACGGCGAGCGCGTATCGTTCGCGCACGCGGTCTTCGGCGGTACCCGGGTCGCGTTCAGTGGCGCCCATTTCTGTGCCGCCGCCGTCGAATTCGACGATGCGCGCTTCGGCGGGCAGGCCTGGCGGCGCAACAAGGGCACCCGTGAGATCGATTTCGCCAAGGCGCAATTCCACGGCGGCGCCACCTTCGCGCGCACCGTGCTGGGCGGGCGCGCCGCCGATTTCACCGCCTGCGACTTCTTCGGCGATGTTTCCTTCGCCGAGGCGCGTTTCGCCGCCGGGCAGATCCACTTCGACGCTCCGACAGCCTGGGTGGGTGTGCGCTTCGACTGGGACGAAAACCCAACTCGCAAACCGAGTTCGGTGCTGCCGAGTCCGTGGCCCCCGGCGCTGGACGCAGTGCCCGCGCCGGAGGCGTGCGGCACTACGCCGGCCAACCGCCGTACGGGACGGTGA
- a CDS encoding VOC family protein gives MSVQFNHTIVGCRDKRVSAEFWSDILGLEIGTEAGPFIPLTTANGVTFDMANVPPFIDEIQPQHYAFLISEAEFDAAYAKIQRYKLDHWADPQKHGVNEINHHDGGRGVYFEDPSGHYLELITVPYGGWPA, from the coding sequence CTGTCAGTTCAGTTCAATCACACCATTGTCGGTTGTCGCGACAAGCGGGTGTCCGCGGAATTCTGGTCGGACATCCTGGGATTGGAAATCGGCACGGAAGCGGGTCCTTTCATCCCGCTGACCACCGCGAACGGTGTCACCTTCGATATGGCGAATGTTCCGCCGTTCATCGACGAGATCCAACCCCAGCACTACGCCTTTTTGATTTCCGAAGCCGAATTCGACGCGGCCTACGCCAAGATCCAGCGCTACAAGCTGGACCACTGGGCGGATCCGCAGAAGCACGGCGTCAACGAGATCAATCATCACGACGGCGGTCGCGGCGTCTACTTCGAGGATCCGAGCGGCCACTACCTGGAGTTGATCACCGTCCCGTACGGCGGTTGGCCGGCGTAG
- a CDS encoding alcohol dehydrogenase catalytic domain-containing protein — protein MKIRGAVLERIAAPVPFAESAPITICELDLAEPGPGELLVRIEAAGLCHSDLSVVDGNRVRPVPMLLGHEAAGRVEAVGPGDGDIAVGQRVVMTFLPRCGECAGCASEGRTPCGPGSLANNAGELLNGGRRLRRDGAEVHHHLGVSAFATHAVVDRRSVVPVDDDVPPEVAAVLGCAVLTGGGALLNSAKPGPGDRIMVVGLGGVGMAAVLVGVSLGREVIAVDTVAEKLTLATELGAAAVHTPGELADRGIQAEIVIEAAGNIPAFETAVAATAAGGTTVTVGLPAPDARASISPLTLVAQGRTIVGSYLGSAVPARDIPEYVRMWRAGRLPVERLVSAHIGLDRINHAMDELAAGHALRQVIVFD, from the coding sequence ATGAAGATTCGTGGTGCGGTTCTGGAGCGGATCGCGGCCCCCGTGCCTTTCGCCGAGTCGGCCCCGATCACCATCTGCGAGCTCGACCTCGCCGAACCCGGCCCCGGTGAACTGCTGGTCCGGATCGAGGCCGCCGGGTTGTGCCATTCCGATCTGTCCGTGGTGGACGGCAATCGGGTGCGTCCGGTGCCGATGCTGCTCGGGCACGAGGCCGCCGGGCGAGTCGAGGCGGTCGGTCCCGGCGACGGTGACATCGCGGTCGGACAGCGGGTCGTGATGACCTTTCTACCGCGTTGCGGAGAGTGTGCCGGGTGTGCGAGCGAGGGTCGAACCCCTTGCGGGCCCGGCAGTCTCGCCAATAACGCGGGTGAGCTCCTCAACGGCGGGCGCAGGCTGCGCCGCGACGGCGCGGAGGTGCACCATCACCTGGGTGTGTCCGCCTTCGCCACGCATGCCGTGGTAGACCGCCGCTCCGTCGTGCCGGTCGACGACGATGTCCCGCCGGAAGTCGCCGCCGTCCTCGGCTGTGCGGTGCTCACCGGTGGTGGCGCGCTGTTGAATTCGGCGAAGCCCGGCCCCGGCGATCGCATCATGGTCGTCGGCCTCGGCGGCGTCGGCATGGCCGCGGTGCTGGTCGGCGTCTCCCTCGGCCGCGAGGTCATCGCCGTCGACACCGTGGCCGAAAAGCTGACTCTCGCCACCGAACTCGGGGCCGCCGCGGTCCACACGCCTGGTGAACTGGCGGACCGGGGTATCCAGGCCGAGATCGTGATCGAGGCCGCAGGCAACATCCCTGCTTTCGAAACCGCCGTGGCCGCCACCGCCGCGGGCGGCACGACCGTCACCGTCGGGTTGCCTGCCCCCGACGCGCGCGCGAGCATTTCCCCGCTCACGTTGGTCGCGCAGGGGCGCACCATCGTCGGCAGTTACCTCGGCTCGGCCGTCCCCGCCCGCGACATCCCCGAATACGTGCGCATGTGGCGTGCGGGCCGGCTTCCCGTCGAGCGCCTCGTCTCCGCGCACATCGGCCTCGACCGGATCAACCACGCGATGGACGAACTCGCCGCCGGCCACGCACTCCGCCAGGTCATCGTCTTCGACTGA
- a CDS encoding NAD(P)-dependent oxidoreductase encodes MTGSSRTPVTVLGVGSMGRAVAMALLAAGHPTAVWNRSPERAAALVEHGAVHARTIQDAITAGPVIVSVLTGFDATLDTLAPVADALAGRTVLTLNSGSPAGARRMAEWIAARDARFLAGAIKNVPAAVGDSETLLYFGGDRAVFDHHAEILRALGGDIVHLGPEPDLAALYESAVGATLLPALLGFLEGAAVLATRGIPAAAMVPYSRKWLQMIESLLPILAAEIDTADYSRLGSSIALFHAAVAEDEALAAESGVDMSWHAAMHDLLRRAVAEGRGEQSITALFEVIRKPAA; translated from the coding sequence ATGACCGGCAGCAGCCGCACACCCGTGACAGTGCTCGGAGTCGGCTCGATGGGCAGGGCGGTGGCCATGGCACTGCTGGCCGCCGGACACCCGACCGCGGTGTGGAACCGCAGCCCGGAGCGCGCGGCGGCACTGGTGGAGCACGGTGCCGTCCACGCGCGCACGATCCAGGACGCGATCACCGCCGGCCCGGTGATCGTCTCGGTACTCACCGGATTCGACGCGACACTGGACACCCTGGCTCCGGTCGCGGACGCGCTGGCCGGTCGAACCGTGCTGACGCTCAACAGCGGGTCGCCCGCCGGTGCCCGCCGGATGGCCGAATGGATCGCCGCGCGGGATGCCCGATTCCTCGCCGGCGCGATCAAGAATGTGCCTGCCGCGGTGGGTGATTCGGAGACCCTGCTGTACTTCGGCGGCGATCGCGCCGTCTTCGACCACCACGCCGAAATACTGCGCGCACTGGGTGGCGACATCGTGCACCTGGGACCGGAGCCGGATCTCGCCGCGCTCTACGAGTCGGCGGTCGGCGCGACGCTGCTTCCGGCGCTGCTCGGATTCCTGGAGGGCGCGGCGGTGCTCGCCACGCGTGGCATTCCGGCCGCGGCGATGGTGCCCTACTCGCGCAAGTGGCTCCAGATGATCGAGTCCCTGCTGCCGATTCTCGCCGCGGAGATCGACACGGCCGACTACTCCCGACTGGGTTCCTCGATCGCGCTGTTCCACGCGGCCGTCGCCGAAGACGAGGCCCTGGCAGCCGAATCCGGCGTCGACATGTCCTGGCACGCGGCGATGCACGATCTGCTCCGTCGCGCGGTCGCGGAAGGCCGTGGCGAACAGAGCATTACGGCCCTGTTCGAGGTCATCAGGAAGCCCGCGGCGTAG
- a CDS encoding type II toxin-antitoxin system Phd/YefM family antitoxin, giving the protein MARKRAEPAQASEQPDIAWPVADAKAKFSELIDTVDREGPQVITKHGREVAVVVPIEEWRRKSRRQGSFAEFMAASPLRGSRLELERERSDPSHRDVAL; this is encoded by the coding sequence ATGGCGCGTAAGCGGGCGGAGCCGGCGCAGGCTTCGGAACAACCGGATATCGCTTGGCCGGTAGCCGACGCGAAGGCGAAGTTCTCCGAGTTGATCGACACCGTAGATCGGGAGGGCCCGCAGGTGATCACCAAACACGGCCGTGAAGTCGCCGTCGTGGTGCCCATCGAGGAATGGCGGCGCAAGAGCCGCCGCCAGGGCAGCTTCGCCGAGTTCATGGCGGCCTCGCCGTTGCGCGGTTCGCGGCTGGAACTGGAACGGGAACGGAGCGATCCCTCGCATCGTGACGTGGCGTTGTGA
- a CDS encoding type II toxin-antitoxin system VapC family toxin: protein MTASAERVVERPGFLLDTNAISEWIKPLPDPGLMEWSHATDEDRMYLSALTIGEVRRGVDRLRDGPRKARLTAWLAEDVVDRFGDRLLCVDTAVAQAWGRIRARAESDGHSVDPVDGLIAATAESYGLVVVTRNRKDFLATGVPVLCPWAE, encoded by the coding sequence GTGACGGCGAGTGCGGAACGGGTCGTCGAGCGGCCCGGATTCCTCTTGGACACGAACGCCATCTCGGAGTGGATCAAACCGCTGCCCGACCCCGGGCTCATGGAGTGGTCGCACGCCACCGACGAGGATCGGATGTATCTGAGTGCCCTCACCATCGGGGAAGTCCGGCGCGGCGTCGATCGCCTCCGGGACGGGCCGCGCAAGGCCCGTCTGACCGCGTGGCTCGCCGAGGATGTCGTCGACCGATTCGGCGACCGATTGCTGTGTGTCGACACGGCTGTCGCCCAGGCCTGGGGCAGGATCCGGGCGCGAGCCGAATCGGACGGCCACTCCGTCGATCCGGTGGACGGCCTCATCGCGGCGACCGCGGAATCGTATGGCCTCGTCGTCGTCACCCGGAACCGGAAGGATTTCCTGGCCACCGGGGTTCCGGTCCTGTGCCCCTGGGCCGAATAG
- the dapB gene encoding 4-hydroxy-tetrahydrodipicolinate reductase gives MTIRVGVLGARGKVGQAICAAVEAAADLELSAAVDKGDALETFTESKTQVVVDFTHPDVVMGNLKFLVEHGIHAVVGTTGFDAGRLDEVRSWLREQPETGVLIAPNFAIGAVLSMRFAEQAARFFESVEVIELHHPNKADAPSGTAYRTAGLIAEARERAGVGKSPDATTTALDGARGADVDGVRVHSVRLAGLVAHQEVLFGTQGETLTIRHDSIDRSSFAPGVLLGVREIANRPGLTVGLDPFLDL, from the coding sequence GTGACCATTCGGGTCGGGGTGCTCGGAGCACGCGGCAAAGTCGGACAGGCGATCTGCGCGGCCGTGGAGGCGGCGGCTGATCTCGAGCTGTCCGCGGCCGTCGACAAGGGCGACGCGCTGGAGACGTTCACCGAGAGCAAGACCCAGGTGGTCGTCGACTTCACCCATCCCGACGTGGTGATGGGGAACCTGAAGTTCTTGGTGGAGCACGGCATTCACGCCGTCGTCGGCACCACCGGCTTCGACGCCGGTCGGCTCGACGAGGTGCGGAGCTGGCTGCGGGAACAGCCGGAGACCGGTGTGCTGATCGCGCCGAACTTCGCCATCGGGGCGGTGCTGTCGATGCGGTTCGCCGAGCAGGCGGCGCGGTTCTTCGAATCGGTCGAGGTCATCGAGCTGCACCACCCGAACAAGGCCGATGCCCCCTCGGGCACCGCCTACCGCACCGCGGGCTTGATCGCCGAGGCGCGCGAACGCGCGGGTGTGGGCAAGAGTCCCGACGCGACCACCACCGCCCTGGACGGTGCGCGCGGCGCCGATGTCGACGGGGTGCGCGTGCACTCGGTGCGGCTGGCCGGATTGGTGGCGCACCAGGAAGTGCTGTTCGGCACCCAGGGCGAGACATTGACCATCCGCCACGACTCCATCGACCGCTCCTCCTTCGCCCCGGGCGTCCTGCTCGGCGTGCGGGAGATCGCCAACCGTCCCGGCCTGACCGTCGGGCTCGACCCGTTCCTGGATCTGTGA